Genomic DNA from Haemorhous mexicanus isolate bHaeMex1 chromosome 20, bHaeMex1.pri, whole genome shotgun sequence:
CCCTTTCCTTGAGCCAGGGATGAGGTGCTTTATGGCTCAGCATCCCCATGCCAGAGCCAGCTGGGCAGCAAGATAATTTGGCTGCTGCCAATCTGTATCATGGTCCTTCTTTGGTACAGGGCAGCTCTGCACGTGCCCCCTGACCAGGCCTTGTGGTGACCAGGCCGTAGTGGAGGTGATGCAAAGAGCATTTGTCCTCTTTGCATCCTATGCTCCTGTTGACAAAACCACTgtcagggctggtttgggttttcttggtCCAAGATGAGACAGAATCTGACATCACCAGTGCCTGGTGACATTGTCTCTCTCCATGTGCCACTGCTCAGGGCTTCCACAATCATGTAGCTCTGTGCAAACAAGTCACAACCTTGCAGCACAAACACTGTTCCgggctgctcagctgctcctttgctGCCAAAGTTCCTCATACTTAGCTCTCAAGGAAAGAATGGAGAAGGGGAGTAGGAAACATCCCCAAGCTTCCGGCACAGACACAGGGCCGGGACAGTGCAGGACAGACCTCCTGGGCCTCCCTGCCACGGCCATGTCCCCTAGCCCTGCCCTGCTTGCCGTGGGCCCGGGTGGAAAGTGGAGCAGCatctgcagggccaggctggcactggcatTGCATCAGCTCTGGCCCAGCACCGTCCCCTCCCCTGCCAAGTGCCAAAGCCCCTGCCGTGCTGGCATGTAGCTCCAGGCTCCAAGCCAAGCCAGCCGTGGAAAGCACCGCATTAGCACATGGGGGGCTAATCCCTGTGTCCAGAGGCTgcacagcccccacagccccacagccccactgctgcctcCAAGCCAGCGGGGCTATGCTGGGTGCGGGGCTGCGCTCACATGAGGCCAAGTCCCCATCCCACGGGGGAGGCAAGAGTCCTGTGGGAccaggctctgggggctgtgccagcctcacTGCActtgtgcagggctgtggctgtgccaaggTGCTCCCAGGTCACGTTGCAGATGCCCATGAGTGTCCTGTGGGGACTTCACCAAGCCCCTGATCCACATGACTATCGGCCGCAGAGATCCCAGATGTGGAGCTCATTCTCTCACACGTGCAATGGCAGCAAtgccagaggggctggggtggcatAATCCTCCAGGGAAACTGGCCATGATGGGATGAGGAGAGTGTCTCTTCttaggcagggctgggcactcaGCCACCAGTGGGGGTCCATGCTGgtgcagaggtgctgcagggtAGTATGGAGGCTGCACACCCATCAGTGGGGAGCAAAATCCCAACACAAGCCCTTTCCCACCCATGTCCTGTGTCTTGGTGCAATGCCATGGCAGCAGTGCACCCCAGTCCTCAATTTGCCCTgcaccctgcccaggctggccccTGCCTCCTGACTACCCTGGAGCCAGTGGCAGCTGCCATGAGCTGCAGGTCAGCTGGGAGCCAGAGGGGCACCAGTCACGGGGAGTGGGGGTCCTGGCCTTGCCCCTGTGGCTGCGGGGATTGGCACTGCTGGCTCGGGAAAGGcaaatgcagctgcagccacagtcTGAGGGCAGATGGTGGTGCCTGTGTGTGACCCCTCtagcccccagcactgggactACCAGCAGTGGTGTTGCATGTAGCCAACCCAGTGCTGTCTCtttgttcctgctctcctggcacaaGGTCTCTTCTTCACAGCTGTGGCTCCAAGTGGAGTCGTACTGGGTGTTTGCAGCCTGGCTCCGCGAAGGTCAGCAGCCACAGGACCGTGACACAGGAACATACCCCGCTGTCCAACACCAGCGTGGGGCAAAAGTCCCCTGGACACCAGCTGTCATGCACTGCAGCCCCTCAGAGGCACCAATTCACAGACCAGGCACCTTCCACCCACTGCTTATGACTTGGTGTGGTGGGGGATCCCCCAAAGCCTGGCCCCAGCCAGGGAtgaggtgccagggcagggaatgtggcactgggagccagtTGGGCACAGCAGAGTGAGAGGAGGCGGTGAGGATGTGGGGCCAGGTCCCTtgtgcagtgctgcctgtggcacccaggcacagctgagaggggctgcagcatgtcctgctggcagagccgCTGCCCGGGGCACCGCAGGcgctgctgctgggcagtgccagctccggggaggtgcctgtgctgccagtggTCCCAGCCACCCCAGACCTTGCTGTTCCACCACACAGAGCCACTGCTCCCTCTCTGCCATTGCCCACTGGCACCAGACCAGGGAGCTGGTCCACAGCTACTTCTGCACTCCCAGGTCTCTGCTGGAAACAGCCTCTGTCTGCAGGGACCCCTCGTCCTGTGGGTAGTGGGGATCTGGCGTGGTGCCACGGCTGCGCAGCGccacaggcagctggggcaaagggctgggcagggagagggggaagacCCACGGCGGGGCTGGGAGCATGACTGGCCCCCGTGCCAGGACCCCTCACCCAGTGCAGTCTGCCCGGCTtggccacagcagggccagggctggggagtggCTGCCAGATGGGGGGAGTCCAGGGCAGAGGCCTCCCTGCTGCTAAATCCCACTGCAGCAACTAAAAATAGCGACACCTCTGCCCCAAAGTTGCTCCCCGGCTGCGCAGAGGGGTTGACAGCAAGTCACTGTGACCCATGGACCTGGAGGAGCATTCCCaaccagggcagggactgatGCTTGGCCAGGGACTGGCACTGGCATCTTCCCGTGGGGCTGGGACATAGATGGCAGTGGCATGGGACAGGTAGGGATGGTGTTGTGctggagggggcacagggatggtgggATCGGGCTAGcaggggaacagggacagggatgctgGCATGGGGGTGTGGGAGGAAAGAGACAGGGATCCTGAGGTGGGATGGGAGAGGGACTAGGACAGGGATACTGACTGGGCAACAGTGTTGCTGGGGTGGGGCTAGGGTGATGACAAAAACAGGAATTCTGGAATGGTGAGGTGGCTAGTGAGCGCCCAAGAAAGGTCCCTATTcacagagcccacccagtgAGAACTGTCCCAGGAGACAGCTCCCTCTGTCCTGGGACTGGCTAAATAAGGCCATCGCAGGTCCTGCTCCCCGAGCTGCATCTGGAGCCGCATGTGCTGATTaatgagctgctccagcagccactTGTGACATGGCAAGTGGGTCTGCACGGATGGAGGAAACACGACTTTCCCAGGGATAAAAAtaggcacaggcagagcagcgAGGCCTGGGAGCAGACTGATGGGGAGCACGATGCTCTGGCTGGTGCCCAGGgggagcccaggggctgggggtgatgcTGCAGTTCCTGTGCCAGCACCGGCACCGCTGTCCATCCCATCCCCCCAGCTCGGCTGCCCTCACCCCACACAGCCGGGCTGTGCCATGGGGCTGCTGCCAAAATGGGCCCTTGTGGGAAGAGCCAAAATCCTGCTCAGGAGCCCCATAACCGGCTTAGGGACCGAGGGAATTACGGCACCTCGTGAGCCACAGCCTGTGGAGCACCCGGACCCCATGTCAGGCAAGGCCCCATGTcactgcctggagctgggggagatGGACCCacaggggcacagcccagctgagcttGTCCTagggtcacagcagccccacGAACCAGGATCCCTGTGGGTTAATGGCCAGTGTCCCACCCCTGCTGGCCCCGTGCTCTCCATGGCTCCCTGGCCACTGCCATCCCCggtgggtgctgctgccagacCATGGCTGGGTTAGTGGCCCAGGCATGAGAGTCCATAGAGGCAGAGGGAGCCCAGGTGCCAGCCTCTGCCTGAGAGGATGCTCAGGTGTGAGGAAGGGTCCCTTCTACCATGGAGGGTCTGCATTCTCAGGTCTTAGCAATGATGCACAGCTGggtcccagcagcactgtggggtGGCACCAGCCCAGGTTTTCTGTGAGGGTCTGGAGGCAGCACTGCCATGGCACTCCAGCCACATAGGGGCTGAAACTGGTTTGGCAGGCAGAGAACCTGCATGGTCACTGTCCCAGTGCCTTCCTGGGGAGGATAATACAGGCGCTTGGTGCAAAAATGAGTGAACAAATATCTGAATGTGAACACCAAGCAGGGTTGGGTGGGGATAGGAACAGGAGTGAGGCACCAGGACTATGCCTGGCTCTGTGCCAGAGTGACTCCAACCTCACCTGCCCTAGCCCCATGtcctccagctgtgtcccaggagTCCCCGTGACCAGGCGTCTTGCACAGGGTTGCCCACATGCCAGGGCCGTCACCACCAgggtggaggagctgctgagggccAGTAGGAAGCCGTGTGCCCTGCGCTGTGTCCCATGCATGTGGTCCAGAGGAGGGATGTCCCAGCCACGTCTCCTcaccctgctggtgctgctgctctgctgccaggtaAGGATGAGCTGTCGCACATGAGGGTGCTCTACCCCACGCTCAGCCCAGTACCCATGCAGGACTGCCACTGAGCCACCCATCTCACTGCATCCCCTCACCGTGGCACATGGTACAGCATGTGATGCCCCTTTGTGCCTCCTCatggcacggcacggcacggcatgTTTGCCTGCACTCGCCTGTGGCTGTCCCCCAACTGGGGTCACCGCCTGGCACAGCACGGTGGCCCCTGAGAGCAGGACACGAGTGACAGGTGGTGGTCCCTGGTGCCCGCAGGGTCCTTCTGCCCAGATCACGGATAACGTCGTGGAGAGATGGAAGGAGTACAGCGAGGAGTGCCAGCGCAACATGAGCCGCCTGCCCGCACCCACaggtcagtgcccctggggtCCCGAGGGtcctggtgggatggggtggggacagggtcCTGTTGAGAcggggatggggcacaggagCCCGCACAGGGCCCCATTAGGATGGGGTCAGAGCAGAGGGGGCAGTGGAAGGTGAGGCCAAAGCGCCACCAGCTCCTgtcctcctgcagagctggtcTGTAACCGCACCTTCGACAAGTTCTCCTGCTGGCCCGACACGATGCCCAACAGCACAGCCAGTGTGCCCTGCCCCTGGTTCCTGCCCTGGTACCAGAAAGGTAACACGGGGAGGCGTGTGTGCACGTGCAGCTGTGCAGCATGTGCAGATGTGCActgtgtgcagctgtgccaTGTGTTCACATGTGTGcagctgtgcagtgtgtgcagctgtgctgggacaccTGTGCAGTGTGTTCACACGCatgtgcagctgtgcagggacacctgtgtgctgtgtgcatgtgctgctgcaggcGGTCACACCTGGGCCAGTGCACGCTGCCTGTGGGGGCGCTGGGGCTGGCATTCCTCACCATCCCCTCCCCTCACAGTGAAGCACAGACACGTCTTCAAGACCTGTGGGCCAGACGGACAGTGGGTGACAGGTCCGCGGGGACAGTCCCTGCGCGATGCCACACAGTGTGAGCAGGATGATGAGGACCTAAAGGCGCAGGTGGGCAGACCTGGGCAGCAGGGGTGTGGgggtccctgcctgcctccctgccttccctctgtctgtccctgccctcactTGCTCCCTCCTCTTCCAGGAAAAATTTGCCAAGACCTATGGCAGCTTCAAGGTGATGTACACTGTGGGCTACTCTGTGTCCTTGTGTGCGCTGCTGcttgccctggccctgctgctgggcttcAGGTGGGAGTTTGGGCATGGCTGTCCACAGGCTGGGCAGGTGGAGGCCAGGGGCCCACGCACAGGCATTGACAATGGCCCCCAAATCCGCAGCAAGCTGCACTGCATGAGGAACTACATCCACATGAACCTCTTCGCCTCCTTCATCCTGAAGGGCGTCTCCGTGCTGGTCATCGACGCCCTGCTCAAAACCCACTACAGCGACAAGATCGATGGCTACAACGTGCAAGTGTGGCTGAGTGACGAGGTgagtgctggcagggacagggacagggacagggacagggacagggacaggcagtgctgtggggctgggagcactggtgacaatggggtctgggggcactggtggggctgggggcacgggcacacacacacaggcagtgctgcagccctgacccctgcccacaggcagctgcaggctgcCGGGCAGCCACGGTCTTCATGCAGTACGGCATCGTGGCCAACtactgctggctgctggtggaAGGCATCTACCTGCACAACCTGCTGGTGGTGGCCGTCTTCTCCGAGAGGAGCTACTTCACCCTCTACCTGTGCATCGGCTGGGGTGAGTGTGGGTGCGCTGGGCCTCCTgaccctgtgccctgctgtgcctcacCTGTCTTCTGCTCACCTCCCCTCAGGGGCACCCATGCTGTTCCTCATTCCCTGGGTCATTGTGAAGTTCCTCTACGAAAACATACAGTGAGTACCAGCTCTAGCTGCTGGCTggaggggggcacagggcacaggtaGGTGCATATGGGACTCTAGGGACGTTGTGCTTATTCTGGAGTCACTCCACACCATTGCCCATGGCAAGGAGCAAGGTTCTGGGCCTTAGTGCTTGCTTGATTCAGGCTGTCAATGCCATGccagtctccagcagctgcctggtcAAGGAGCTTCCTGgcagtccccatccctccaTTCGGCAGGTGCTGGTCCACGAACAACAACATGGGCTTCTGGTGGATCCTTCGCTTCCCCGTGTTCCTGGCCATCCTGGTGAGCCCactgcagccccctgctccaCATCTGTGTCACAGGCCCCAGGATGGCTGtgggaggggctgcccagggcaggggaacGGAGGTGTCCTGTCTGCTCctcctctggctctgcctgtgcccctgATGGCTCACACCATTCCATTGCAGATCAacttcttcatcttcatccgCATCATTCAGATCCTTGTTTCCAAGCTCCGTGCACACCAGATGCGCTACACTGACTACAAGTTCAGGTGGGTGCTGGACGTGGCTCTCCCTTGTGCCCCCACTGCACACACGGCTGCATGCCCACCAGTGACCCCCATCCCACAGGCTGGCCAGGTCCACGCTGACGCTCATCCCGCTGCTGGGCATCCATGAGGTAGTCTTCGCCTTCATCACGGACGAGCACGCCCAGGGCACCCTGCGCTACGTCAAGCTCTTCTTCGACCTCTTCCTGAGCTCCTtccaggtgagcccagccctCACAGGACCAGCCCTCCATGGGGACACTCAGTCTCAGGAGGGACTAGACTGAGGTCTGGTCCTCACGCCTCTGCTCTTCAAGCCTCTCCTCCCCCTTCCCAGGGTTTGCTGGTGGCCATTCTCTACTGCTTCGTCAACAAGGAGGTGAGCAGGACAGcaggggcacaggcagcaggggcaTGGGCTCACACTGACAGCTGCTGCCCGCaggtgcaggcagagctgctgaagcgGTGGCAGCGCTGGAAGCTGGGGAAGGACCTGGCTGAGGAGTACAAGCACACCTACAGCCACGCACCCAGTGCCCGCAACGGTGCCGGCAGCACCTGCGAGAAGCACCAGCTGGTGAGTGGCTGCACCAACGGGCTGGGACGCAGCCTGGCCCCCCAGGCCAGCTCCCAGcgcctggagaggagcaggcgCAGCCCTGCCGAGCACCTCGCCTTGGGGGGCCATCACCACTGCTATGAGTTTCCTGAGACCACGGCCGAGAGCCACTTCTGAGCCTGCAGCCggctgggagggctgtgctgagccgcTGGGATGCCACCGTGCCCTGCCCCATCCTCCCCTGGTGCCTGGGCACATGGACAATGGACACAATGAGGCAGGCAAGTGGGACCTGGACCTCTGGAAGGGAGAGCTGTGGGGCCAGGGGGATCTGTAGGGATGGGAGTTTGTCCTGTGGTGCTTCCTCGTGCACCTTTGAGTCCCTGTGCGCAGTGCTGTAATTTATCTGTCATATCTGTAAATAGGTGTGGgcccgtgccgggctgcagggccagctctgtgtgtgccttgctgtgggctgtggggtctggggacactggggacattggacATGTGTGGACCATGCTCCCAAGCACCCCATGGACGCTCCCAAGCCACAGCCACGGATGGGGAGCTGAGTCACCCGGCAGGGATGGGCTGCTCCAGAAGACAGCgccactgcctgcccccagcccagcaaaaGTGAGGGAGGCAGACGTGCAGCAGCAGCCGCTGCAGCGCTGCCGGCCGGGgctccagctcccccagcacgCGCTTTCCTTTGGCCGCTAATCGGCTCTGTCCTCTCGCTGCCAGGAGCCCTTAATTAAATCATTTGGCTCTGCCCGCGGCACCCCCGCTCTCCCGGTGGCTGGCCCAGGCCGTGGCCGGGCATCAGCCGGCGGCAGCGCTGACTCGGTGAGCGCAGTGGGGTGTGGGGCTGCGAGACCCCTGTGCCGACCGGCCGGGCTGCCTGGGGCGGGCTCACGGCCGTGGCCTAAGAGGCTTGTGCTGCGCACATGAGCGCTAAGCCCGGATGCCGCAGCTTTGGGGACCACAATCGCCTGGTGTGTGGGGATTAGGCCGGTGCTGCTCCCCGGCTGGGTTCACCCTGCCCGAGGGGTGGCGGCAGGACGGACAGCCGCCCTGCCGTGACCCCCAGCGCCCGCGGAcctggccatgggcactgcccGTCACCCATCACTCCGCCCCAGCTGGCCCCGAGCGGGTGACGTGCCCAAGTCCCGTACACAGCCCGGCACAGGGGACGCACTGAGCAGGGGCTGAGAGCTGGGAGTCCCCCCAGTGAACACGGGGCAGGCGGCCGCGCCCGGGCTGAATCGCACCCAGCCGCAGCACCGCCCGCCCGCACGGCCGCGGCCTTGACACCCGCGGCTGCCCTGACACCCACGGCTCCCCTGGCACCCACGGCTTCCCTGGCACCCACGGCTCCTCTGACACCCTCGGGAGCCGCGATGTCTGCGGGGTCCCCGGCCACAGCGAGGCACCGGCGGGGCTGGCATGGCACGGCCAAAGAAGCGATGGCCCGGGCCACGCAGAGCttggctctggcagcagagcccagcccacaGTAATTTTCCTCTGTTTACTCGACAACTTGCCGTCTGCCCTGGCCGAGCAGGACCCGGCGCCCGAGAGGCAGAGCAGCGCTGGCAGCGGggatgggagcagcagagacggGGCACAGAGGGTCTGGGCTGCGGGCTCGGTCTGTGGGGCGGGGGCAGCAGCACCGTGGGGCTCCGGCAGAACAGGCGAGGGGAGGGGAGCACAGTGCTGGGGGTGTGCCCAGGCCCCCAAgtgcagggatgggaacaggaatagagggagggacagggattgCCCCGCTCACAGCCATGGTGCCAGAGCGGCCCCGGCAGCCCCCGCGGAGCCAGCGGCCCTACAGCCGCTGCCGTCACTGCGGTCTTCCTGACGTGGTAACGAGCCTAATTGAGGCAAATTGCTGGAGCACCAAGCAGTTTCTGGGAAGGTAAATATGGTCATGGCAcggagctgtgccctgtgcctgttGATCCAGCGTTGCTGTGGCAACACCCCACTGTGGACCCCCAACCCCACTGGGGCCAGGCTGGTTCCCAGACCAATCACACGATGGGAACCCTTCAGGGACCTcaagccagccccagcccataGGTGTGCTGTGGAGatgtcctgtgtcccctggagctgaggggcagcccccagcgctgccccatgtcccacaaaccccaaacagccccaagGAGGGATTGTGTCTGCCGGTGACCAGGAGCCCCATGCAACCACACGATGTCTGCCTGCACCAGGCCATGTCCCACAGCgcctgtgccagccaggtgtgtcccagagctgggcactacctgtgctgcagggctgaatctacagccctgggccctggtcacctccagctcccacgtgctctggccagcagctcccaatAGCCACAGTAACTACAGCCCCCAGGACGGCTGGGTCGGGAGGCAACACCGCTCCTGGCACCTCCCTGGAAGTGGGGCTG
This window encodes:
- the GCGR gene encoding glucagon receptor isoform X1, whose amino-acid sequence is MSSSCVPGVPVTRRLAQGCPHARAVTTRVEELLRASRKPCALRCVPCMWSRGGMSQPRLLTLLVLLLCCQGPSAQITDNVVERWKEYSEECQRNMSRLPAPTELVCNRTFDKFSCWPDTMPNSTASVPCPWFLPWYQKVKHRHVFKTCGPDGQWVTGPRGQSLRDATQCEQDDEDLKAQEKFAKTYGSFKVMYTVGYSVSLCALLLALALLLGFSKLHCMRNYIHMNLFASFILKGVSVLVIDALLKTHYSDKIDGYNVQVWLSDEAAAGCRAATVFMQYGIVANYCWLLVEGIYLHNLLVVAVFSERSYFTLYLCIGWGAPMLFLIPWVIVKFLYENIQLSMPCQSPAAAWSRSFLAVPIPPFGRCWSTNNNMGFWWILRFPVFLAILINFFIFIRIIQILVSKLRAHQMRYTDYKFRLARSTLTLIPLLGIHEVVFAFITDEHAQGTLRYVKLFFDLFLSSFQGLLVAILYCFVNKEVQAELLKRWQRWKLGKDLAEEYKHTYSHAPSARNGAGSTCEKHQLVSGCTNGLGRSLAPQASSQRLERSRRSPAEHLALGGHHHCYEFPETTAESHF
- the GCGR gene encoding glucagon receptor isoform X2, whose product is MSSSCVPGVPVTRRLAQGCPHARAVTTRVEELLRASRKPCALRCVPCMWSRGGMSQPRLLTLLVLLLCCQGPSAQITDNVVERWKEYSEECQRNMSRLPAPTELVCNRTFDKFSCWPDTMPNSTASVPCPWFLPWYQKVKHRHVFKTCGPDGQWVTGPRGQSLRDATQCEQDDEDLKAQEKFAKTYGSFKVMYTVGYSVSLCALLLALALLLGFSKLHCMRNYIHMNLFASFILKGVSVLVIDALLKTHYSDKIDGYNVQVWLSDEAAAGCRAATVFMQYGIVANYCWLLVEGIYLHNLLVVAVFSERSYFTLYLCIGWGAPMLFLIPWVIVKFLYENIQCWSTNNNMGFWWILRFPVFLAILINFFIFIRIIQILVSKLRAHQMRYTDYKFRLARSTLTLIPLLGIHEVVFAFITDEHAQGTLRYVKLFFDLFLSSFQGLLVAILYCFVNKEVQAELLKRWQRWKLGKDLAEEYKHTYSHAPSARNGAGSTCEKHQLVSGCTNGLGRSLAPQASSQRLERSRRSPAEHLALGGHHHCYEFPETTAESHF
- the GCGR gene encoding glucagon receptor isoform X3, coding for MWSRGGMSQPRLLTLLVLLLCCQGPSAQITDNVVERWKEYSEECQRNMSRLPAPTELVCNRTFDKFSCWPDTMPNSTASVPCPWFLPWYQKVKHRHVFKTCGPDGQWVTGPRGQSLRDATQCEQDDEDLKAQEKFAKTYGSFKVMYTVGYSVSLCALLLALALLLGFSKLHCMRNYIHMNLFASFILKGVSVLVIDALLKTHYSDKIDGYNVQVWLSDEAAAGCRAATVFMQYGIVANYCWLLVEGIYLHNLLVVAVFSERSYFTLYLCIGWGAPMLFLIPWVIVKFLYENIQLSMPCQSPAAAWSRSFLAVPIPPFGRCWSTNNNMGFWWILRFPVFLAILINFFIFIRIIQILVSKLRAHQMRYTDYKFRLARSTLTLIPLLGIHEVVFAFITDEHAQGTLRYVKLFFDLFLSSFQGLLVAILYCFVNKEVQAELLKRWQRWKLGKDLAEEYKHTYSHAPSARNGAGSTCEKHQLVSGCTNGLGRSLAPQASSQRLERSRRSPAEHLALGGHHHCYEFPETTAESHF